One Nonomuraea angiospora DNA segment encodes these proteins:
- a CDS encoding PadR family transcriptional regulator translates to MTKRRRVANLLALAVLTVAGQRPMHPYEMASVLRARGKDQDMPIKWGSLYTVVRNLEKHGLIEAVESLREGARPERTVYRVTEAGREEADDWTRELLSTPVREPSAFEAGLSVLGGLGPDEVVPLLRQRLDLLEQQLQEARRALERDREEVPRLFLLESEYALAMREAEAGWVGALLAELTSGTFPDLDGWRAFHRTGELPPEVADIAEWGSTAD, encoded by the coding sequence ATGACCAAACGGCGCAGGGTCGCGAACCTGCTGGCTCTGGCCGTGCTGACGGTGGCCGGGCAGCGGCCGATGCACCCGTACGAGATGGCCTCGGTGCTACGGGCGCGCGGCAAGGACCAGGACATGCCGATCAAGTGGGGATCCCTCTACACCGTCGTCCGCAACCTGGAGAAGCACGGCCTGATCGAGGCCGTGGAGAGCCTCAGAGAGGGCGCCCGCCCCGAGCGGACCGTCTACCGCGTCACCGAAGCCGGCCGGGAGGAGGCCGACGACTGGACGCGCGAGCTGCTGTCCACGCCCGTGCGGGAGCCGTCGGCGTTCGAGGCGGGGTTGTCGGTGCTGGGCGGGCTCGGCCCGGACGAGGTGGTGCCGCTGCTGCGGCAGCGCCTGGACCTCCTGGAGCAGCAGCTCCAGGAGGCGCGCCGGGCCCTGGAGCGGGACCGGGAGGAGGTGCCCAGGCTGTTCCTCCTCGAGTCCGAGTACGCGCTGGCGATGCGGGAGGCGGAGGCGGGCTGGGTGGGCGCGCTGCTGGCCGAGCTGACCTCCGGCACGTTCCCCGACCTGGATGGATGGCGGGCCTTCCACCGGACCGGCGAGCTGCCCCCTGAGGTGGCGGACATCGCGGAGTGGGGCAGCACAGCGGATTGA
- a CDS encoding efflux RND transporter periplasmic adaptor subunit, with product MRKGILLSGGTVLAVAATWTAVAVMNDGGPGAATPARSPVPATADIARQDLVETKTVDGALTYAGERRIASGASGTVTWVAAQGAVVRRGRPLIKVDRRPLVLMYGSLPLYRTLQRGVSDGPDVEQLERNLKALGYGDYLTVDDHFSYATEQAVKDWQEDRGLAESGRVDAAQVVFQPAAVRVTDAKAEVGARTAPGQQALTVSGIRRLVHVDLDTGDQSLARKGAKVTVTLPGGERAGGRITSVGTVAESSGSDRDATTTIDVDITLAKPPRTKLDQAPVEVEMASARHPNVLAVPVEALLALREGGFGVEVVEGAASRIVAVETGAFGGGLVEIKGAGLAEGMKVGVPVQ from the coding sequence GTGAGGAAGGGGATCCTGCTGAGCGGCGGCACGGTCCTGGCCGTCGCCGCGACGTGGACCGCGGTGGCCGTCATGAACGACGGCGGCCCCGGCGCCGCCACGCCCGCCAGGTCCCCGGTCCCCGCCACCGCGGACATCGCCCGGCAGGACCTGGTGGAGACCAAGACCGTGGACGGCGCCCTCACCTACGCGGGGGAGCGCCGGATCGCCTCCGGCGCCTCCGGCACCGTGACGTGGGTGGCCGCCCAGGGCGCGGTGGTCCGCCGCGGCCGCCCGCTGATCAAGGTGGACCGCAGGCCGCTCGTGCTCATGTACGGCAGCCTGCCGCTGTACCGGACCCTGCAGCGTGGCGTGTCCGACGGGCCGGACGTCGAGCAGCTGGAGCGCAACCTCAAGGCGCTCGGGTACGGCGACTACCTCACCGTGGACGACCACTTCAGCTACGCCACCGAGCAGGCGGTCAAGGACTGGCAGGAGGACAGGGGGCTGGCGGAGAGCGGGCGGGTGGACGCAGCCCAGGTCGTGTTCCAGCCGGCCGCCGTACGCGTGACCGACGCCAAGGCCGAGGTCGGAGCCAGGACCGCGCCCGGACAGCAGGCGCTCACGGTGAGCGGCATCCGCCGCCTGGTCCACGTGGACCTGGACACCGGCGACCAGTCGCTGGCCCGCAAGGGCGCCAAGGTCACGGTGACGCTCCCCGGCGGCGAGCGGGCCGGCGGCCGGATCACGTCGGTCGGGACGGTCGCGGAGTCCTCGGGATCGGACCGGGACGCGACCACCACCATCGACGTGGACATCACCCTCGCCAAACCGCCGAGGACGAAGCTGGACCAGGCGCCGGTCGAGGTGGAGATGGCCAGCGCCCGCCACCCGAACGTTCTGGCGGTGCCCGTCGAGGCGCTGCTGGCGCTGCGCGAGGGCGGCTTCGGGGTCGAGGTGGTGGAGGGCGCGGCGAGCCGGATCGTGGCGGTCGAGACCGGGGCGTTCGGCGGCGGCCTGGTCGAGATCAAGGGCGCGGGGCTGGCCGAGGGCATGAAGGTCGGGGTGCCGGTCCAGTGA
- a CDS encoding HelD family protein — MGTLDDERQYVERCKAGLRRMLEGARDNVIIGETVAGDRYSAERLGRHLKSLAKELSEEPEGPPFFGRLDFGAGSAEHRGRAYHIGRRHITGEHGGPPVVIDWRAPVSRAFYRASARDPQGVAVRRRFGWSGTTLTSFEDERLERGEEGESRILAAEIERPRVGPMRDIVATIQPEQDDLVRAELDTSICVQGAPGTGKTAVGLHRAAYLLYAHRQRLERSGVLVLGPNRAFLGYISAVLPALGEVDVEQTTLERLLAPSTVPVPVTAADSEAAALVKHDVRMAGVLRGALYRRIAKPVEPVAVADGSYRWRVPEDELRRIVDDTRRESLPYGVGRERVRARIVAAIQRQAEARGQTAGAAWTRKISRAVTPFLDAVWPAVKPEEVLYEVLRGPAESPGDGALTEAEWEAITWARPPRSVKSAKWTTADLVLLDEIAALIERPRGYGHVIVDEAQDLSPMECRAVARRAEHGSLTVLGDLAQGTTPWAAASWPERMALLGKPDGQIIALTTGFRVPAAVVELANTLLAALGTQVPATRSYRSDGRLRVTRVSVLEKGVVEAAREAMAFEGSIGVIAADADVEALASALRDEGLDAGERLTVLPASLAKGLEYDHVILAEPAAVAEAERRGLNRLYVALTRAVSRLDVVHSRPLPPQLSHPTEAA, encoded by the coding sequence ATGGGGACGCTCGACGACGAGAGGCAGTACGTCGAACGCTGCAAGGCCGGACTGCGCAGGATGCTCGAAGGCGCGCGCGACAACGTGATCATCGGAGAGACCGTGGCCGGCGACCGCTACAGCGCCGAGCGGCTGGGCCGCCACCTCAAGAGCCTGGCCAAGGAGCTGAGCGAGGAGCCCGAGGGCCCGCCGTTCTTCGGCCGGCTGGACTTCGGCGCGGGCTCGGCCGAGCACCGCGGGCGCGCGTACCACATCGGCCGCCGGCACATCACCGGCGAGCACGGCGGCCCGCCCGTGGTGATCGACTGGCGCGCGCCGGTCTCGCGGGCCTTCTACCGGGCCAGCGCCCGCGACCCCCAGGGCGTCGCGGTACGCCGCCGCTTCGGCTGGTCGGGCACGACGCTGACGAGCTTCGAGGACGAACGGCTCGAACGGGGCGAGGAAGGCGAGTCGCGCATCCTGGCCGCCGAGATCGAGCGCCCCCGCGTCGGCCCCATGCGCGACATCGTGGCCACCATCCAGCCCGAGCAGGACGACCTCGTACGCGCCGAATTGGACACCTCGATCTGCGTCCAGGGCGCGCCGGGCACCGGCAAGACGGCGGTCGGCCTGCACCGGGCCGCGTACCTGCTGTACGCGCACCGGCAGCGGCTCGAACGCTCCGGCGTCCTCGTCCTCGGCCCCAACCGGGCCTTCCTCGGTTACATCTCGGCCGTGCTGCCCGCGCTCGGCGAGGTGGACGTCGAGCAGACCACCCTGGAGCGCCTGCTGGCCCCCAGCACCGTCCCCGTCCCCGTCACCGCCGCCGACAGCGAGGCCGCCGCGCTGGTCAAGCACGACGTCCGGATGGCCGGGGTGCTGCGAGGGGCGCTGTACCGGCGGATCGCGAAGCCGGTCGAGCCGGTGGCGGTGGCGGACGGCTCGTACCGGTGGCGGGTGCCCGAGGACGAGCTGCGCCGCATCGTGGACGACACGCGCCGCGAGTCCCTGCCGTACGGAGTGGGCCGCGAGCGGGTGCGGGCCCGGATCGTGGCCGCGATCCAGCGCCAGGCCGAGGCGCGCGGGCAGACGGCGGGCGCGGCCTGGACCCGCAAGATCTCCCGCGCCGTCACCCCGTTCCTGGACGCCGTCTGGCCCGCCGTCAAACCCGAGGAGGTCCTGTACGAGGTCCTGCGCGGGCCGGCGGAGAGCCCGGGGGACGGCGCGCTGACGGAGGCCGAGTGGGAGGCGATCACCTGGGCCAGGCCGCCCCGCAGCGTCAAGAGCGCCAAGTGGACGACGGCCGACCTCGTCCTGCTCGACGAGATCGCCGCCCTCATCGAGCGCCCGCGCGGCTACGGCCACGTCATCGTGGACGAGGCCCAGGACCTGTCCCCCATGGAGTGCAGGGCCGTGGCCAGGCGCGCCGAGCACGGCTCGCTCACCGTGCTCGGCGACCTGGCCCAGGGCACCACGCCGTGGGCGGCCGCCTCCTGGCCGGAGCGCATGGCGCTGCTGGGCAAGCCGGACGGCCAGATCATCGCCCTGACCACCGGTTTCAGGGTCCCGGCGGCCGTGGTGGAGCTGGCCAACACGCTGCTGGCGGCGCTTGGCACGCAGGTGCCCGCGACGCGCTCGTACCGCTCCGACGGCCGCCTGCGCGTCACCCGCGTGAGCGTGCTGGAGAAGGGCGTGGTCGAGGCGGCGCGCGAGGCGATGGCGTTCGAGGGGTCGATCGGGGTGATCGCGGCGGACGCCGACGTCGAGGCGCTCGCGTCCGCGCTCCGGGACGAGGGCCTGGACGCGGGCGAACGCCTCACCGTGCTGCCCGCCTCGCTGGCCAAGGGACTGGAGTACGACCACGTGATCCTGGCCGAGCCCGCCGCCGTCGCCGAAGCCGAGCGGCGCGGCCTGAACCGCCTGTACGTCGCCCTCACCCGGGCCGTCTCCCGGCTGGACGTCGTTCACTCCAGGCCACTCCCGCCCCAGCTTTCTCATCCCACAGAAGCAGCCTGA
- a CDS encoding ABC transporter permease, with the protein MTDHHHRAGARLAPGRLSLGDVLRVGAAGLRARPTRVILSALGIAIGIATMIAVIGISSSSREQLLRQLDRLGTNLLTVAPGQTMFGEEAKLPTGALAMVQRIRPVRTAAATGGVEATVRRNNHIPEAVTGGIAVQAASTTLLTTLEGSVTKGTWLNDATARQPAVVLGAQAAERLGLARTGVQVWMGGRWFTVIGILGPMPLAPEIERSALVGFPAARELLGFDGYPTTIYERSSDEAVESVRQVLPRTVNPENPEEVTVSRPSDALAAKAAAAGAFTNLLLGLGAVALLVGGVGVANTMVISVLERRREIGLRRSLGATRGQVRVQFLAESLLLSALGGVAGAVLGALATAGYALSRGWPPVVPPWALGGAVGATLLIGTLAGLYPAMRAARLSPTVALATT; encoded by the coding sequence TTGACCGACCACCACCACCGGGCCGGGGCGCGGCTCGCGCCCGGCCGGCTCAGCCTCGGGGACGTGCTGCGCGTCGGGGCCGCCGGGCTGCGCGCCCGCCCGACGAGGGTGATCCTGTCGGCCCTCGGCATCGCCATCGGCATCGCGACGATGATCGCCGTGATCGGGATCTCGTCCTCCTCCCGCGAGCAGCTCCTGCGCCAGCTCGACAGGCTCGGCACCAACCTGCTCACGGTGGCTCCGGGGCAGACCATGTTCGGGGAGGAGGCCAAGCTGCCGACCGGCGCGCTGGCCATGGTCCAGCGCATCCGCCCGGTCCGGACGGCCGCGGCCACGGGCGGCGTGGAGGCCACCGTACGCCGCAACAACCACATCCCCGAAGCCGTCACCGGCGGCATCGCCGTCCAGGCGGCCAGCACCACTCTCCTGACCACCCTGGAGGGCTCGGTGACCAAGGGCACCTGGCTCAACGACGCCACCGCCCGGCAGCCGGCCGTCGTGCTCGGCGCGCAGGCCGCCGAACGGCTCGGCCTGGCCAGGACCGGCGTACAGGTGTGGATGGGCGGCCGCTGGTTCACGGTCATCGGGATCCTCGGGCCGATGCCGCTGGCCCCGGAGATCGAACGCTCGGCCCTGGTCGGCTTCCCCGCGGCGCGGGAGCTGCTGGGCTTCGACGGCTACCCCACCACCATCTACGAGCGCTCCTCGGACGAGGCGGTGGAGTCGGTGCGCCAGGTGCTGCCCCGCACCGTCAACCCCGAGAACCCGGAGGAGGTCACCGTCAGCAGGCCGTCGGACGCCCTGGCAGCCAAGGCCGCCGCCGCGGGCGCCTTCACCAACCTGCTGCTCGGGCTCGGCGCGGTGGCCCTGCTCGTGGGCGGGGTCGGGGTGGCCAACACCATGGTCATCTCCGTGCTGGAGCGGCGCAGGGAGATCGGCCTGCGCCGCTCGCTCGGAGCCACCCGCGGTCAGGTGCGCGTCCAGTTCCTCGCCGAGTCGCTGCTGCTGTCCGCCCTGGGCGGGGTGGCGGGCGCGGTCCTGGGCGCGCTGGCGACCGCCGGTTACGCCCTGTCGCGGGGCTGGCCGCCGGTGGTCCCGCCGTGGGCGCTGGGCGGGGCGGTCGGGGCGACCCTGCTGATCGGCACGCTCGCCGGGCTGTACCCCGCCATGCGGGCCGCCCGCCTGTCGCCCACGGTCGCCCTCGCCACCACCTGA
- a CDS encoding TetR family transcriptional regulator, producing MTGLREIQRQRVHEAISAAAISLFLARGFDEVPVTEIAAAAGVSKPTLFKYFPTKEDLVLHRIADHQGEAARVVRGRGPGERPLEALRRHFLDGLARRDPVTGLNDHPDVVAYHRMVFSTPSLAARLFQHMAQDEQALAEALGEITDELTAGLVAGQVLAVQRVLARRNWAMLAEGRPMAEVEGEATRAAGRAFSLLPVFTPREQPV from the coding sequence ATGACGGGACTACGGGAGATCCAGCGGCAGCGGGTCCACGAGGCGATCTCGGCGGCGGCCATCTCGCTCTTCCTGGCGCGCGGCTTCGACGAGGTGCCGGTGACGGAGATCGCGGCCGCGGCGGGGGTGTCGAAGCCGACGCTGTTCAAGTACTTCCCGACCAAGGAAGACCTGGTGCTGCACCGGATCGCCGACCATCAGGGCGAGGCCGCCCGCGTCGTACGGGGGCGGGGGCCGGGGGAGCGGCCGCTGGAGGCGCTGCGCCGCCACTTCCTCGACGGGCTCGCCCGGCGCGACCCGGTCACCGGGCTCAACGACCATCCGGACGTGGTGGCGTACCACCGGATGGTGTTCTCGACGCCGAGCCTGGCGGCGCGGCTGTTCCAGCACATGGCGCAGGACGAGCAGGCCCTGGCCGAGGCGCTCGGGGAGATCACCGACGAGCTGACCGCCGGGCTGGTCGCCGGGCAGGTGCTGGCCGTGCAGCGAGTGCTCGCCCGGCGCAACTGGGCGATGCTGGCCGAAGGCCGGCCGATGGCGGAGGTCGAGGGGGAGGCGACCCGGGCCGCCGGGCGGGCGTTCTCGCTGCTGCCCGTGTTCACGCCTCGCGAACAGCCCGTTTAG
- a CDS encoding alpha/beta fold hydrolase, whose translation MTTITTTLDTVTSKDGTTISYRRLGRGPGLVLLHGAMQTGHSNIELAQALADEFTCYVPDRRGRGRSGPSGPDYRLDREVEDLDALLTATGADRVVGVSSGAIITLRTALVRPGLRKAVIFEPPLDIDGSFPAGWLARFDRELASGRIPAALVTGMRAARLGPPVFNVIPRAILEPLTAMMLKSQDKAAVEGEPTFRELAPSLHNDGQLVAETAGALDLYRSIETEVLLLGGTRSPAYLKSALTGLERVLPHARRVDLRGLDHSATGNADQRGRPEQVAAAIRGFLS comes from the coding sequence ATGACCACGATCACGACCACTCTCGACACCGTGACGTCGAAGGACGGCACCACGATCAGCTACCGCCGGCTCGGCCGCGGCCCCGGGCTGGTGCTGCTGCACGGAGCGATGCAGACCGGCCACAGCAACATCGAGCTGGCCCAGGCCCTCGCCGACGAGTTCACCTGCTACGTGCCCGACCGCCGCGGCCGGGGCCGCAGCGGCCCGTCAGGTCCGGACTACCGCCTCGATCGCGAGGTCGAGGACCTCGACGCGCTGCTGACCGCGACCGGGGCGGACCGCGTCGTCGGCGTGAGCTCGGGCGCCATCATCACGCTGCGCACCGCGCTCGTGCGGCCCGGCCTGCGCAAGGCCGTCATCTTCGAGCCGCCGCTGGACATCGACGGCTCCTTCCCGGCCGGCTGGCTGGCGCGCTTCGACCGGGAGCTCGCCTCCGGCCGTATCCCGGCGGCGCTGGTCACCGGGATGAGGGCGGCGCGGCTGGGCCCGCCGGTCTTCAACGTCATACCGCGGGCGATCCTGGAGCCGCTCACGGCCATGATGCTGAAAAGTCAGGACAAGGCCGCGGTCGAGGGGGAGCCGACGTTCCGGGAGCTGGCCCCGTCGCTGCACAACGACGGGCAGCTGGTGGCGGAGACGGCCGGCGCCCTGGACCTCTACCGGTCGATCGAGACGGAAGTGCTCCTGCTCGGCGGCACCCGGAGCCCCGCCTATCTGAAGTCCGCGCTCACCGGGCTGGAGCGTGTCCTGCCCCATGCCCGGCGCGTGGACCTGCGAGGTCTGGACCACAGCGCGACCGGCAACGCCGACCAGCGCGGACGCCCCGAGCAGGTCGCGGCCGCGATCCGCGGCTTCCTGTCCTAG
- a CDS encoding SulP family inorganic anion transporter: MTGALALAWGRLRAVLPERESLAAMCRRPRQDLLAGLTVAVVALPLALGFGVSSGLGAASGLATAVVAGALAALLGGSDLQVTGTSGAMTVMLMPIVDAHGPTGVLTVGVLAGLLLVALGLTGAGRYMAVVPAPVVAGFTVGIACVIGLQQVPQALGVPPENSHKVMIVAWHAVLDFLAHPHWWATSVAVAVAAVVLVAARVRPSLPFALPAVAIATVAAEVAELPLARIGDLPAGLPAPSLGFLDPGALPSLIAPAVAVAALAALESLLSAKAADGMTAGCRHDPDRELFGQGVANLVTPLFGGMPGTGAIVRTAVNVRSGAQSRLAALAHAGILAAIVYSAAGLVSRIPLAALAGVLLATSVRMIDTDAVKAMFRSTRADAVVLVLTAVATLTLNTVVAVILGLVVAGALALRALARNARLDAEPLRHDLQPHHTEDEHALLAEHIVTYRLAGPLFFAAAHRFLMELSEVTDVSVVVLRMSRVTTIDASGALVLGDAIEQLEGRGILVYVSGIPDGHHQPLEALGVLARLDEAGQVFATTDEAIAAARDRLHHTGVLPHLAG; encoded by the coding sequence GTGACCGGCGCGCTGGCCTTGGCCTGGGGGCGGCTGCGGGCCGTGCTGCCTGAACGCGAGTCGCTGGCCGCCATGTGCCGCCGCCCCCGCCAGGACCTGCTCGCCGGGCTCACGGTGGCGGTCGTCGCGCTGCCGCTGGCACTCGGGTTCGGCGTCTCCTCCGGGCTCGGCGCCGCGTCCGGGCTGGCCACGGCCGTCGTCGCCGGGGCGCTGGCGGCCCTGCTCGGCGGCTCCGACCTGCAAGTCACGGGCACGAGCGGCGCCATGACGGTGATGCTCATGCCGATCGTCGACGCCCACGGCCCCACCGGCGTGCTCACGGTCGGAGTGCTGGCCGGGCTGCTGCTGGTCGCGCTGGGGCTCACCGGCGCCGGGCGCTACATGGCCGTGGTCCCCGCTCCGGTCGTGGCGGGGTTCACCGTCGGCATCGCCTGCGTGATCGGCCTGCAACAGGTGCCCCAGGCGCTCGGCGTCCCGCCCGAGAACAGCCACAAGGTCATGATCGTGGCCTGGCACGCCGTCCTCGACTTCCTCGCCCACCCGCACTGGTGGGCGACGTCCGTGGCCGTGGCCGTGGCCGCGGTGGTGCTGGTGGCCGCACGCGTACGGCCGAGCCTGCCGTTCGCGCTGCCCGCCGTGGCCATCGCCACCGTCGCCGCCGAGGTGGCCGAGCTGCCGCTGGCCAGGATCGGCGACCTGCCCGCCGGGCTGCCCGCGCCGTCGCTGGGGTTCCTGGATCCGGGGGCGCTGCCGTCCCTGATCGCCCCGGCCGTCGCGGTGGCCGCCCTGGCCGCGCTGGAGTCGCTGCTGTCGGCCAAGGCCGCCGACGGCATGACCGCCGGATGCCGTCACGACCCCGACAGGGAGCTGTTCGGGCAGGGCGTGGCCAACCTCGTCACCCCGCTGTTCGGCGGCATGCCCGGCACGGGCGCCATCGTCCGCACCGCGGTCAACGTCCGCTCCGGCGCCCAGTCGCGGCTCGCGGCGCTGGCCCACGCGGGCATCCTGGCCGCGATCGTCTACTCCGCCGCCGGGCTCGTCTCCCGGATCCCGCTGGCCGCGCTGGCCGGGGTCCTGCTGGCCACGTCGGTGCGCATGATCGACACCGACGCCGTCAAGGCCATGTTCAGGTCCACCCGGGCCGACGCCGTGGTCCTGGTGCTGACGGCCGTCGCCACCCTGACGCTCAACACGGTGGTGGCGGTCATCCTGGGCCTGGTGGTGGCGGGGGCGCTGGCCCTGCGCGCCCTGGCGCGCAACGCCCGCCTCGACGCCGAGCCGCTCCGCCACGACCTGCAGCCCCATCACACCGAGGACGAGCACGCGCTGCTCGCCGAGCACATCGTCACCTACCGCCTGGCCGGGCCGCTGTTCTTCGCCGCGGCCCACCGCTTCCTGATGGAGCTGTCGGAGGTGACGGACGTGTCCGTGGTGGTGCTGCGCATGTCCCGCGTCACCACCATCGACGCCAGCGGCGCGCTGGTCCTGGGCGACGCGATCGAACAGCTCGAGGGGCGGGGCATCCTGGTGTACGTCTCGGGCATCCCGGACGGCCACCACCAGCCGCTGGAGGCGCTCGGGGTGCTCGCCCGGCTGGACGAGGCGGGCCAGGTGTTCGCCACGACCGACGAGGCCATCGCGGCCGCCCGCGACCGCCTCCACCACACCGGCGTCCTCCCTCACCTGGCCGGCTGA
- a CDS encoding ABC transporter ATP-binding protein: MNGPGNCIVELRGVTKTYAGDVHALRGVDLTIDRGDLLAIVGPSGSGKSTMLHMIGTLDRPTSGTVRVAGHDVATLSDRELSGLRSRTLGFVFQQFHLAPGVSALDNVADGLLYTGTGRRVRRERAAAALERVGLGHRLRHRPSELSGGEQQRVAVARAVAGDPPLLLADEPTGNLDSHAGADVLAVLADLHEAGTTVAVITHDAEIAGWCARQVRLRDGLVVDGHEHDHLSPVELLRGAGR; the protein is encoded by the coding sequence GTGAACGGCCCAGGGAACTGCATCGTCGAGTTGCGCGGGGTGACCAAGACGTACGCCGGAGACGTGCACGCCCTGCGCGGCGTGGACCTGACCATCGACCGGGGCGACCTGCTGGCCATCGTCGGCCCGTCCGGATCGGGCAAGTCCACCATGCTCCACATGATCGGCACCCTCGACCGCCCCACCTCCGGCACCGTGCGCGTCGCCGGCCACGACGTCGCGACCCTGTCGGACCGGGAGCTGTCCGGGCTGCGCTCGCGCACCCTGGGGTTCGTCTTCCAGCAGTTCCACCTCGCGCCCGGCGTCAGCGCGCTCGACAACGTGGCCGACGGCCTGCTCTACACGGGCACGGGCCGCCGCGTCCGCCGCGAACGCGCCGCCGCCGCGCTGGAACGGGTCGGGCTCGGCCACCGGCTGCGGCACCGGCCGTCGGAGCTGTCCGGCGGCGAGCAGCAGCGGGTGGCCGTCGCCCGGGCCGTGGCGGGCGACCCTCCGCTGCTCCTCGCCGACGAGCCGACGGGCAACCTGGACTCCCACGCGGGCGCCGACGTGCTGGCCGTCCTGGCGGACCTGCACGAGGCCGGCACCACCGTCGCCGTCATCACCCACGACGCCGAGATCGCCGGCTGGTGCGCCCGCCAGGTACGCCTGCGCGACGGCCTCGTCGTCGACGGCCACGAGCACGACCACCTGAGCCCCGTGGAGCTGTTGAGAGGAGCCGGGCGTTGA
- a CDS encoding acetolactate synthase large subunit: MSTQADAARLIVQALEAEGVEYVFGIPGEENIHFVDALQDSSIRYVLVRHEQGAAFMAEIYGRLTGRAGVASATLGPGAINLQLGVADATTNSTPVVAISAQVGLDRIYKESHQVVDLVSLFRPITKWSELAPSPQALPEMIRKAFKTAQTERPGAVYLAIPEDVESAPVPADLRPLPVNVVRPQDPSAAQIARAADVLATARRPIVLAGHGATRAGASQALIRFSERLGLPVATTFNGKGVFPDDHRHALGAVGFMRHDYVNFGFDEADVLISVGYELQEFDPVKINPHRDKQIIHIHRFPAEVDDHYPVAVGVQGDISRSLHALADAVHRRFEINGTGEKIRRMVREELEQGRSEDGFPLSPRRIVADVRAAMGREDIVLADTGAVKMWMARMYPTYEPNTMLVSNGLSSMGFSVPGALAAKLAFPRRRVLAATGDGAFLMNSQELETAVRERIPFVVLVWEDGAYGLIEWKMDLELGRDSNVRFGNPDFVKYAESFGARGYRITHADELLPTLRKALADDVVSVIAVPVDYSANLELTDKLGELTGPF; the protein is encoded by the coding sequence ATGTCCACGCAGGCCGACGCGGCCCGGCTCATCGTCCAGGCGCTGGAGGCGGAAGGCGTCGAGTACGTCTTCGGCATCCCCGGCGAGGAGAACATCCACTTCGTCGACGCGCTCCAGGACTCCTCCATCCGCTACGTCCTCGTACGGCACGAGCAGGGCGCCGCGTTCATGGCCGAGATCTACGGCAGGCTGACCGGCAGGGCGGGGGTGGCCTCGGCCACGCTCGGCCCCGGCGCGATCAACCTGCAGCTCGGCGTGGCCGACGCCACCACCAACAGCACCCCGGTGGTGGCGATCAGCGCGCAGGTCGGGCTCGACCGCATCTACAAGGAGTCGCATCAGGTGGTGGACCTGGTGTCGCTGTTCAGGCCGATCACCAAGTGGTCGGAGCTCGCGCCGTCGCCGCAGGCGCTGCCCGAGATGATCCGCAAGGCGTTCAAGACCGCCCAGACCGAGCGTCCCGGCGCCGTCTACCTCGCCATCCCCGAGGACGTCGAGTCGGCGCCGGTGCCCGCGGACCTGCGGCCGCTCCCCGTCAACGTGGTACGCCCCCAGGACCCCTCCGCCGCGCAGATCGCCCGCGCGGCCGACGTGCTGGCCACCGCGCGCCGGCCCATCGTGCTGGCCGGGCACGGGGCCACGCGCGCCGGGGCCTCGCAGGCGCTGATCCGCTTCTCGGAGCGGCTGGGGCTGCCGGTGGCGACCACGTTCAACGGCAAGGGCGTCTTCCCCGACGACCACCGGCACGCGCTGGGAGCGGTCGGGTTCATGCGGCACGACTACGTGAACTTCGGGTTCGACGAGGCGGACGTGCTGATCAGCGTGGGGTACGAGCTGCAGGAGTTCGACCCCGTCAAGATCAACCCGCATCGCGACAAGCAGATCATCCACATTCACCGCTTCCCCGCCGAGGTGGACGACCACTATCCGGTGGCGGTCGGCGTCCAGGGGGACATCTCGCGCTCGCTCCACGCGCTCGCGGACGCCGTACACCGGCGCTTCGAGATCAACGGCACCGGCGAGAAGATCCGCCGCATGGTGCGGGAGGAGCTGGAGCAGGGGCGTTCGGAGGACGGGTTCCCGCTGTCGCCGCGCCGGATCGTGGCCGACGTCCGCGCGGCGATGGGGCGCGAGGACATCGTGCTGGCGGACACGGGGGCGGTGAAGATGTGGATGGCCCGCATGTATCCGACGTACGAGCCGAACACGATGCTGGTCTCCAACGGGCTGTCGTCCATGGGCTTCTCGGTGCCGGGGGCGCTGGCGGCCAAGCTGGCCTTCCCCCGGCGCCGGGTGCTGGCGGCGACGGGTGACGGGGCGTTCCTGATGAACTCGCAGGAGCTGGAGACCGCCGTACGGGAGCGGATCCCGTTCGTGGTGCTGGTGTGGGAGGACGGCGCGTACGGGCTGATCGAGTGGAAGATGGACCTGGAGCTGGGGCGCGACTCCAACGTCAGGTTCGGCAACCCCGACTTCGTCAAGTACGCGGAGAGCTTCGGGGCGCGCGGCTACCGGATCACCCACGCGGACGAACTGCTGCCGACGCTGCGCAAGGCGCTGGCGGACGACGTGGTGTCGGTGATCGCGGTGCCGGTCGACTACTCGGCGAACCTGGAGCTGACCGACAAGCTCGGCGAGCTCACCGGCCCCTTCTGA